Genomic DNA from Deltaproteobacteria bacterium:
GCTGACCTCCTCCCAGAACCCATCGGTGGTCCAGTAAAAAAGAATAGCATCGGCGTCTGCGGCCCTTGCCCAGAAATGCTCCAGACATTCTGCATTGTTTTCGATCTCTTTTTGCGAAAAAATGGCCAGCTCCACATGGGGACTTTCTTCGGCAGCCGCCAGAAAGGCGGGCAAATAGGAACCCCACATAATGCTGACGATTCGAATGGGTTGGGTGGTGGTATTCATGGGACACTTTCCTATAGTTCTATTATGGTTGCATTTGATCTCTCGGCGCACCTGAGCGGCTGGATGTGGAGATGTCCGTTCTCCCGGCGGACGTCGGCCTCCACGCCGTACACCTGGCGAATGTTCTCCGGGGTCATTATTTCGGACGGTGTTCCCGAGCAGAACATCCTTCCCCGGTGGAGCATCATGATCGTGTCAGAAAATCTGGCCGCCAAATTCAGGTCGTGCATGGCCATCATGGCACCGATCCCTTTGCTTTTCACCAGCGTGGTAATTACCTCCAGCATCTCCAGTTGATGACGCAGGTCCAGGCTGCTGGTCGGCTCGTCCAACAACAGATAGCGCGTATCCTGGACCAAGGCCCTGGCAAGTAATACTTTCTGGGCCTGCCCGCCGCTGAGCCGGTCCATATCCCGCATGGCAAGATCAGCCAGATTCATCTCCTCAATGATCTTTGCGGTTCGCTCCAAATCCTTTCGGGAAGGTCGCCAGGCAAGATACGGCCTTCGTCCTGCAAGGACCGTATCAAAAACGGTCATTGGGAATCTGACGGGCATGTTCTGGGGCACATATCCCAGGTGTTTCGCCAGTTCTTTACGAGGCATTCGAAACGTATCCCGGCCCTCAATGAGAACAGATCCTCTGGCAGGCCTGAGAATACCGGCGATGCATTTGAGCAGGGTGGTCTTGCCGACACCGTTGGGTCCGACAATGCTCAGAACCTGGCCTTTTTCTACGCTTGCTCCAACACTTTCCAGCACCCGCGCACCGTTATAGTCGAAGACAAGATTCATTGCCTGCAGCATCACCAGTACTCCCTGGAACGTTTCATCAAGAGATAGAAGAAAAACGGCACTCCGATGAAAGAGGTCACAATCCCGATGGGTATCACCTGGGGCGCCCAGAGGGTCCTTCCCAGCGTGTCCGCAGTCACAAGAATCACGGCCCCCACCAGTGCCGAGGCCGGCAGGAGAAACCGGTGATCGTTTCCGATTACCATACGCGTGATATGAGGCGCCACAAGCCCCACAAATCCGATGACTCCCGTAAAGCAGATACAGCCGGCGGTCACCAGGGAAGCCGCTGCGACTGCCCACATCCTCAGCCGATTCACGTTTACTCCCAGGGCCAGGGCCGATTCGTCCCCGGATGCCAAAAGGTTGAAATCCCACGCCCTGCGCAAAAGTATTGGAAAGGGAACCAGGATCATTGCCGCAGCCAACCCGATCTCGTTCCATCCGGCCTTGGAGAGGCTGCCGAAAAACCAGAACACGATCTCATGAACCTGTTCCATGGTTCCCATGTACTGAAAAAGGGACGTGAGGGAGGAAAACAGGAACATCAGCGCAATGCCGGTCAAGATCATGGTTTCGGAGGAGGCGCGTTTCATCTTGGCAACCGCGATGATGACGGTTGCCGACACCAGGGAAAACAGGAACGCGCCGCAGGCCACGCGATATGTTTGGAAGCCACCTCCCCAAAAAAGAATGACGCTTACGGCCCCAAAGCCCGCGCCCGAGCCCACACCCAGGGTGAAGGGGGAGGCGAGGGGATTTCGCAGAATGGCTTGAAAAACCACGCCCGCCAGCCCCAACCCGAAACCAACAAGCGCCGCCATTACGATGCGGGGAAGCCGCAACATCCAAATGATGCTGTGGCCGCGGCCCATGTCTCTATGCAAAGATGAAACAATTTCCCAAAAGCTCATGCCAGAGGCGCCGCAACAAAGCCCTATCGTCGTTGCCACAATGAGCAAAATGATGGCAGAGGCAAGAAACAGCGTTCTTACACGGGCATGAGTTTGATAGCGTAGGCACAGGGTCTCGGCGTTTGTGCTCATCTGCCGCCCCCCTGGATATTATCTGATACGAACACCCCGTGGTAAGCAATGCCCTGAAAGGCCTCCAGATACTCTTTGTGCAGTGCTTCAGGGTTGAGGTCGGGGAAAAGATCGGGGTGAATCCAGCGGACCATATGGGCGATGCCGATGATGGCCCTGGGACCAGTCCAGATGGCACTGTCCATGACATGGACGTTGCCGGACGCTACAGCCGAAATATGATGCCAGGCAGGACGCTTTAGTATGGCGTCGCGACATTTATTGAAAGGCGCCGGGTCCCTAAGGACATAGCCGTTGCCATAAGCAGCCGCCTTGATGATCACCTCTGGATTCCTGGACAATACCCACTCAGGGGTTACGCGCGGGTAGGGGATGGAAAGGCCGGCTGCAATATTGCTGCCACCGGCGAGCACGCACATTTCGTCTCCTCCCGAACCCGGACCGGCGGCATGATAGTCGGTATAACTTTCAATGTAGACCGCCGGGCGCCGCAGAGTTCGGGCAATTTTTTCCCGGAATACCCCGAGATGCCGCCGGTACCAGTCACAGAAACGTACGGCCTCCTTTTCTCGATTTAGCAGTTGTCCCATGACCCTAACTTCGCGTTCCAGCGTGTCAACTTTGTAGAAGTCGAGACGCAGCACTTGAATTCCGAACAAAGCCATTTTGTTTTCCAGCAACTGTCCGGGGTTCCGGCTGTAAGCAATGACAAGGTCGGGTTTGAGGGCAGCTATGGCTTCCATGTTCGGCTCCCGCCAACTGCCGACCTTGGGTCTTTGAGCCAAATCACCCCAGAATTCACGCTCCCGAACGACCTCGGAAAACACACCCGCAACGCAGTCTTCGGCCTTTAGTGTACGGAGAATTTCCAGAATATCCGAGTTCAGGGCCACGACCGTTTTAATCGGCAGGCTGAGCCGCACCTTTCTTCCCCGGGCATCTTCAATGGTCACCGAAGCACCGAAAGCCGATGCCGTCCAAAAGTTCAGAAACAGTGCGACGGCCAGCCAGCCAATCCAAAACGTCCTTGCTGATATACCGTGAGTGCTCAAGTTAGTATCGCAAGGTAAGTTCGGCGAAAAACGTCCGGCCATCGGTTTTGTAATATTCGTAGTATTGCTCATCAAAAATGTTGTCCACGGAAAGAGAAATCTCCATCCATTTCAATGGTGTTACGGTCACCTTGGCGTCCATGAAAAAGGCCGGCTCATACGTGCCGTACACCCCTTCTTCAGTGTCCTTGTTATCCGAGTTGTTGTAGATCTTGCTGTAATAGCGCCCCACAAGATTTCCCTTGAACCATTTGTAATGCGCGTCCAGGCCGATATTCCAGGCGATCTCGGGAACACCGATAACCTGCTTGTCTTCGCTGTCCGGATCTGCAGGATTATCGGTAATTTTTGCATCGGTATAGGTGAAGTTGCCCCACAGCGTAAGCCAATCGGTTACCTTCTGGGAGGCTTCAATCTCTAGACCATAGGTTTGAGCCTTACCGGCATTGGTCCGGACCTTGGTCGAGCCCTCGGTCCTGTAATAGATCAGATCGTCGATATCGTTGCGGTATCCAGTCAGGGAAAGACGGGTCTTTTTGTCAAAAAAGTACTGGTCGATGCCTATTTCATAGGTCCAGACGGTTTCGGGCTTCAGGTTTGGGTTACTTTGATAGGTTGTGGAATAATACTGCCAGGTGCGATAAAGCTCGTAAATGGTCGGCGGCCGAAAGGCGTGGCCGACGGAGGCTCTCAAGGTGGTATCGGGAAGCGCCTTCCATACGGTGGCGACCTTGGGGCTTAACTCGTATTCTTTATTGCTGTCGTATCGGGTTTCTGATCCAGGGACTCCCGAGGCGCCGTCGGAGACCTTCCATGTATCGTAGCGAAGCCCCAGGTAAAGGGTCAGCGAATCAATGATCCACCATTCGTCCTGGATAAAAACAGCCCATGTTTTAGACTTCCCACCGGAATAAAAGGTGCTCGCTCCCCTGCCGTAATAGCTACGGTAAAATGGAATGTCATACTCATTCGTGTCGACTTCATCTGTTCGATACGAAACACCAAAGGTCAGAATATGAGATTCCCCTAAGGGTAAGTCCCCTTGCAGTTCGCCAAACCAACTCTCCCCTTCAGTAATTTTTAAAGAACCAGGAGAATTACTGTAGTCAGTCAATCCGCTGCCGGACTCCAGAGTATATCGGGATTCCAACTGGACCGTCCCTGCCTGGGCATTGACCTGCAGTGGCCCGAAAATCTCCTTGAAAGCCAGAGTGTATGTATCGTTTTCCTTTTTCCCGATGCCCGTGTAGCTGATAAAGTCGTTGGGCCGAAATCGGGCACGCTGCCCGGAACCTGCAATGGCGTAAGTAGAATTATCGCCGAAGGTTCCCATGTAAGTGTTGGGCGGTCCGTAATCATATTCATAATCTCCAGAAACTGCCGTAAAAGAGAGTCGGCCGGTATCTGAAAAGTCAAGGCTCAGTTTTCCGTTTAACACCCGGCGCTCGGCCCCGTTTTTGCCCTTGTCGCCCACCACCCATCTTGTGGGTTCACCGTATTTATCGTTCATCAGATAGCCGCCGGAGACGTTTCCGGTTCCGGAAGAAATCGACCGAACCACCGGGGTTGATTCGTAACCATCCGTCTTTTCCTCTTCGTACCCAATCTGAAGGCCTAGCCGGTTCCAAAACCGGTTCCCGATACTGACTCGGCAGCGCTGCGTGTCATGGGTGCCATAGCCTCCGTTCAATTCAAGTTCCAACTTCTCAGGGGTCTTGGTGATGATGTTTATGACCCCTCCCATGGCGTTTCCTCCGTAAAGCGCCGACGCAGGCCCCCGGATGATTTCGATCCGTTCGATATTGTCGGTGGGCAGCGCACCCCACTCTACACCGCCGGTATAGGCGTCATTGATCGGTTGACCGTCGATCAACACAAGGGTGTACTTGTCACCGTTAAAGCCGCGCATTTTAACGGACGCGGTGGAATCCATGAGCCCTTTCGACCTTTTGACAAAGACGCCTGAAAGGCTATTGAGCGCGTCATCCACGGTTTGGACATTTTTCTTTCTCAGGTCTTCCTGGTCGATGACGGTCACGCTTCCGGGAACATCTTCGACCTTCTTTTCGGTTTTAGTGGCCGTGACCACGATTTCTTCCAATCTGACAGCATCTTGTCTTGCTTGCCCTGCTTTGGCCACGTGAGGTGCTGCAAAACAAAAGATTGCAAGCGCTACAATCAACCAGTTCCCATCTCTCATCGTTCATCTCCTCCCTTTGACTTTCTATCAATCATCGCATAGTGCTCCGAGGGGCCCACATTTTGGCTGTATGGTTCTCGCATTGACGGGAAAGAGATGCCGTGTTACCAAATAATTTGAAGCATCCCTTTCCCGGGAGCGCTTCACCTGGAAGGCGGCATAGTGCCTTGGCCGGTGCGTGCCGCTTTCCTATCCCCCATCTCAACATATCTGTTCATTGCCCATACTGGACCCATGCCAAGGGGGGGCCCTACATCTTTCTGTTCACCACAAAAAAGGCCACGAAGCCGCCTCCCTTGCCGGAAGCGTGGACCTTCGTGGCCTTTTTTTTGTATTTTATGCAATCTCCGCTAATACCTGGCGGAGAATTATATATCTCGGGATTCGTTAAACCCCTTGTGCCCTTAAACTGAAATCCAATTGGGAACGGCTTCTGCCGCCATTACAAAAAATAAATTTTTACTTCAGTCATTTTGAGAAGTCAAGCTTTTTCGCCTTCAACCGCAGGGCCTTCTTTGCCCTATCAGATTGAAAATGCGCTCAAATTGAACAATGCTATTTTCAGCCGCCTTCCGCTTCAAATAAAGAACCGTGGAACCCTAGGGAATGGCCCCACGGTTCTTTTAGTTAGTCTGGTTTCCATCCATAAATAGCCCTTTTCCCCAATCTTCCGCCTTCGACACGGCTACGGTGTGACAAGCTGCATCAGGCTCAAACCGGGGATCCGCTCTAAGGGGTAGGGAGTAGTCGCTACGCACGGACAAATTTTAATCCTCGAAATACTTCAATGTATTCCTGGGGTTGAATTTTTGCCTTCCCCTCCGGGGCGTAGGCCCTACGGGCCGGAGGCTTAACCTTGAATAAAATTACCCAGTCATGGATGGACACTTCTTTGATCTATCCTATGCGATAACAAGGCCCCGGCTGAGATCCGCGGGGAACGATCCATGTGCGCACTGGCTGCGGCTTGATAGGCGAAAAATGTGTTCAAGAAACCTTAGGGCGATACAATGTCAAGAGAAAATTGCCGCAAAGATTTTTATTGACAGGACCGAAATAATTATTTAATGATTTATTTTATCATATGAGGATGAGGACAAAAATGATCAGCAATCAATCCTGGCAGAGCTATTACTGGTTTTATTTTTCCGGGAGGGGTCTGCCCATGGATTGATTGAATTTTGCTTTTTGATTTCCAAGGCCGTGGGCAGATTAAAGCTCACGGCCTTTTTGTTTTTATGGGGTGAATAGTGTCACTATGAACCGCTGGTCACCGTTACCCTTTTCAAGGAGTGTCCCATACAAATACTTCACCTTTAGGGAGCAACCAGAGGAGGAAAATTTTGAAGAATGAATGTGGTTCTTATCGGGTACCGTTGCAGCGGTAAGACTTTAGCAGGCAAGATCATTGCCGGGAAACTTGGAAGAGAGTTCATGGATACAGATAGATTGATTGAGCATTATGCTGGTTGCTCAATTGTCAACATCGTTTCCAGAGCTGGATGGGAGCATTTTCGGGAGATTGAAAAAAGGGTGATTGAGGAGGTTTCCCAAAAAGATGATCTGGTGATTGCTACAGGAGGTGGCGTTGTACTCGCTCAAAAAAATGTGCGCAGTCTGAAAAGAAACGGATGGGTGGTATGGCTGAATGGAAAGGTCGAAGTGCTAAAGCAGAGGATGCTTGAAGAACAGAGGGCAGGCAGAGTTCGTCCTGCTTTGAAAGGCGTCGATCCTATTGATGAGGTTGAACAGGTGTTGGCAGAGAGGAGCCCGCTTTATAAACAGGCAAGTGATTTCATGGTGGATACCAGTGCACTGTCGCCCGAAAAAGTGGCGCTCTTGATTATGGATGCTATACCAGTTGAAATGAAAGGGAAGGGTTGTGCCGGGTAATACCTTTGGGGAGATATTCAGAATTACCACATTCGGGGAATCCCATGGTGAAGGGATTGGGGTGGTTATTGATGGTTGCCCTCCCATGATTCGACTGTCGCCCGTGGACTTTTTCGTAGATATGGCCAGGCGAAGGCCGGGGCTTCGTGCTTCTGATACGCCGAGAAAGGAAGAAGACCACGTGGAGATCCTCTCCGGTGTGCTTGAAGGCCTTACCACGGGGGCTCCAATAGCCCTTTTCATCCGTAACCGCGATGCAGACAGCAGCCCGTACGAGATCCTGCGCCACCTCTTCAGACCGGGGCACGGGGATTTCACCTACTTCAAGAAATACGGTCACTTTGACTTCAGAGGGGGAGGCAGATATTCAGCCAGGGAGACCGCGGCCAGGGTTGCCGCCGGTGTGGTGGCCAGGAAGATCCTTGAACCATTGGGTGTAAGGATCATGGGGTATACGATCGAGCTAGGCGGTATCCGGGCAAAGCATATAGATCTGGATACCATCGAAAAAAGCCCCCTTTTCTGCCCGGATCCGGATGCCTCCACCCGTATGGAAGAAGCGCTGACCATGGCCCGGAAGGCAGGTGATTCCCTGGGGGGTGTTGCAGAGGTGAGAATTACCGGCTGTCCCGCAGGGCTTGGTGAACCTGTTTTCGACAAGCTTGATGCGGATCTGGCAAAAGCGGTCTTCTCAATCGGAACGGTCAAAGGCGTCGAGATAGGTGCCGGGTTCGGGGCGTCAAGGCTCAGGGGGTCCGAGAACAATGACCCCATAATGCCGGATGGTTTCAGGACGAATCATGCCGGCGGGATCCTTGGCGGGATCTCCAACGGCGACGAAATTGTCCTGAGAGCGGCAATAAAGCCTATTCCTTCTATCAGGTTAGAGCAGGATACCATTGACAGGCAGGGGCGGGCAAGGAAGTTGAAACTCTCGGGAAGGCATGATGCCTCAGCTATACCCCGGGTTATCCCGGTACTGGAGGCAATGGCTGGCATTGTTCTGGCTGATCATTATATGCGAAGCCGGGTTTTTCAGAAGGAATGAAAGTGCCGGAAGAAGAGAGGCGAGCCGTCGACATTGATGTAATCGAGATTGTTTGTCGGGTAAAGGGCAGGATGTTTCAGGAGATGGACACGATCAGAACAGAGGAGTTCAGGAGATCGGCAGCAAGCAGGGTCAGCGGTCAGCAGGCCGGATGCTTTTGCTACACCTGGCGGTATGATCTTTATTTTTGCGGTATGATCTTTATTTTTGGGGGTGGAGGGGTCCGCCCGTGGGCTGGTAGGTGAAGAAGTAGACCGGGCCGTGGGTGGAAATACTACCTCTCACGGCCTTTTTTTGTGAGGGCATGGGGAACAAATTGTTAAGGCTGTGGTGATTGGTTTGCCCAAGGAGGGAAAAATGAATTACCCCGCCGCAAGCAGCGGGGTATCAATCAGGAACCTTGTATTTATCGCCGCAAGCGGCGGAGAATTCAACCCAAAGGGATTAAATAAGGGGGGTGCAAAAATGATTGGAAAAGGGCTCAGACTGGAGAGAATCATCAATCGGCACACGGGAAAGACCGTGATCGTTCCAATGGATCATGGAGTCAGTTCAGGTCCGATTACGGGCATAACCAACATGGAAGAGACGATGAGCCGGGTGGCAAATGGAGGGGCTGACGCCGTGATAGTACACAAAGGAATAGTGGCCCACGGGTATGGAAAGGTCCGGTCGGAAATGGGCCTTATCGTCCATCTATCGGGGAGTACATCCCTCTCACCTGAACCCAATGCCAAGAGCCTTGTCTGCACTGTAGAAGAGGCCATTAAGCTGGGCGCAGACGCAGTCTCGGTCCATATCAATATAGGCAATGATCGTGAAATGCAGATGCTTGCCGATCTGGGCACCGTCGCGCATACGGCCGGTGAATGGGGTATTCCTCTCCTTGCTATGATCTATCCAAGGGGAGAGAGGATCAGGGATGAGTTCGATCCCAAAGCCGTTACCCATGCCGCGAGGCTCGGCGCTGAATTGGGGGCCGATGTTGTCAAGGTATCTTACACTGGAGACCCAGAGTCCTTCAGTAAAGTGGTGGAAGGTTGCCATGCACCGGTGGTTATCGCCGGCGGTCCGAAGGCGGATACTGACAGGGCCGTCCTTGAGATGGTCAAAGGGGCTATTGAGGCAGGAGCGGCAGGGACCTCCATCGGCCGCAATGTCTTTCAGCACAGGGATCCGGCCGCAATGGTGGCAGCACTTGCCATGATAGTCCACAACGGGGCGGATGTGGAAGAGGCCCTTCAATTCCTCAATAGCAGTAAGGAGAAAAAGGATGATACAGGCGCCGGAAGAGGACGGGAACTGGCTGCTGCTTGAAAAATTAAGGCGCCGGATCGACCGGATAGATGATCGGATCCTCTCCCTTCTTTCAACAAGACAGGAGTTTGCCGCTGAAATCGGAAGGTGCAAGAGGGAGCTTGGTCTCAAAGTATTCGATCCTTCACGTGAGCGGAAAGTCCTGAGCTGGCTTGTCTCAAACAGCAATGGAAACCTGAGTGAGCAGGCCATCAAAGGTGTTTTTTCAGAGATCATCTCCGCGGCCCGCTCCGTGCAGGAGCCACTGAAAGTCGCTTACCTGGGGCCTGAAGCCACGTTTTGCCACCAGGCTGCAAAAAAAATGTTCGGCCATTGTGCAATACAGCGCGGGGCTGACAGCATTGAACAGGTCTTTGAGCTGGTGGAGGCAGGTGTTTGCACGGCGGGCGTGGTTCCCCTGGAAAATTCATGCGAAGGGTCTGTGAATATGACCCTCGATCTGTTCTTTAAGAAAGACCTGAAGATATTCCGGGAAGGTTTCCTGAGAATCAGGCATCATCTCCTGAGCGGGACCGGCCGCAAGGAAAAAATCAGACTCATCTATTCACACCCCATGGCCCTTGCCCAGTGCCGTTCATGGCTTAAGAGGCATCTGCCCGGAGTGTCCGTCATGGAAACGGAAAGCACTTCGGCGGCAGCCGGCCTTGCAGCCCGGGAACCTGATGCAGGCGCCGTGGGAAGCAGAATGTCAGCCTGTATCTACGGCCTGAAGATCGTGGAGGAAAGCATACAGGATCATTCCGATAATGTGACACGTTTTGTGGTGATCGGAAAGAGTAATAATGGACCCACGGGAAACGACAAGACGTCTTTGCTCTTTTCAGTGCCCCATAGGGCAGGAGCCCTGTTGAGGTCCCTTGAACCCATTGCCAAAAGAGGCATCAACATGACCCGGATAGAATCCAGGCCCATGAAGACAGGAAACTGGGAATATTTCTTCTTTGTGGATCTTGAAGGCCATGAAAGGGACGGGAATGTAGGAAAGGCTGTCAGGGAAATGGAGGAGCGCTGTATTTTCATTAAGCGACTCGGCTCCTACCCTGCCGGAGGCGAGTTATGGGACTAGAGCGGCCTGTGGTAGGGATCGTCGGCGGTACGGGCAGGATGGGTACATGGTTTGCTGATTTGCTTGAAGGCCATGGTCTGCACGTGGTGCGTACGGGACGAAGCACAAAGACCACGCCCCGTCAGATGGCTTCTTTGTGTGATGTGGTTGTGATCTCAGTGCCTGTAGCGGAAACGACAAAGGTGATACGCGATATAGGGCCACTGGTCAAAGAGGACGGCCTTCTCATGGATCTTACATCAGTGAAAAAGGGGCCGGTGGAGGCGATGCTGAATCATTCCAGGGCCCAGGTGGTGGGAGTACACCCGCTTTTCGGGCCCGAGACCGGGTCAGCCCCGGATATGAAGATCGCCATATGCCCCGCAAGGGGGCAGGAGGGTTTGGAGTGGATCTCCGCTGTTTTTCGCAATAGCGGGTACGGGGTGATCTGTCTCGAAGCAGAGGTGCATGATCGCATGATGGGGGTGATCCAGGGAGTAACGCATTTTTCTTCCCTGGTGCTGGCCCTTTTTATTCATAGTTCCGACTTTGAAATTGATGACCTCGTAAGCTGTTCCACTCCGACATTCAAACACAGACTTGACCGGATCAGGTCCATCCTGGACCAGCCGCCGGGGCTTTTCAGTTCGCTTATGATGGACAATCCTTATGCAGGGGCATCTATAGAGAAGTACCTGGATTCATGTGAGCACTTGATCCGGATTATCAGGGCGCGGAACAGGTCGGCATTTGATGAGCTGTTTGAATCGCTCGAGCATTTTTTCTCGAAGGAGGTTTTCAGGCCATGAAAGAGGTATGGGTCAAGGCGGATCCATGGAAAAAGGAACTGGTCACGACAGCGCTGGAGGCGGGGGCTGATGCGGTGATTGTTCCTGCTGACAAAATCGCAAGGGTAAAGGAACTTGGATTGATAAAAATCGTTTCTGAAGAAGGTGACATCAAATGGGGAGAGGATGTAGTGGAAATGGAGGTCCGAACCCCGGAAGATGAAGACAGGATCGTGGAACTGGGCCGAGAGAAAAGGGTCGTAGTGAAGACCACGGACTGGAGGGTTATTCCTCTTGAGAACCTGGTTGCCAGGACGGGGAACATTTTCGTTGAAGTGGAAAATCTTGAGGATGCCAGGACCGCTTCGGGAATTCTTGAGAACGGCGTTCACGGGCTGGTAATCACCCATCCTGATCCAGTCAAGGTAAGGAAAATTATCAACGTGATCAAGGAAGGCCGTCAAACCCTGGATCTGGCAGAGTTTGTGATCGACGCCGTGATCCCTGCAGGAATGGGTGATAGAGTCTGCGTCGATACCTGTACATTGATGGGTGAGGGAGAAGGCTTATTGGTGGGCAACAGCAGCCAAGGCTTCCTTCTGGTGCACTCGGAAAGCATTGAAAGCCCGTATGTGGCGCCGAGACCGTTTCGGGTGAATGCCGGAGCAATTCATTCATACACCCTGGTCCCAGGTGGTAGAACACGGTACCTGTCTGAGTTGGAAGCGGGCGATGAGGTTATGGGGGTTGACAGCAAGGGATGTGTAATGAACCTTACGATTGGGAGGGTGAAGATCGAACGAAGACCCTTGCTGCTTGTAAGAGCCACAGGCCCCAAGAAAACGGCGAGCGCCATCTTGCAGAATGCCGAGACAATACGGCTGGTGAACGTTGGGGGAAAACCCGTCTCGGTAGTAAAACTGAGACCGGGCGATAAGGTGATGGGATATGTGGAAGAAACAGCCAGGCATTTCGGGCACAGGATCAGTGAGACCATTGTGGAGCGGTGAGTTCGTTAATGATCCCAAAGGCTGATTTCCTTATCCCGGTGTGTCGGGCCCTTCCTTGAAAAGCTGAATATCACCGGTAAAAGGCGATACCATGATCTGTATTCCAATCCTTGCACGTGACACCCGGGAGGCCGAAGAGAAGATAAGGCGGGCTGAGAGACTCGCCGACCTTCTGGAAATTCGTCTGGATGTGATGGGCCGGTTCGACC
This window encodes:
- a CDS encoding prephenate dehydrogenase/arogenate dehydrogenase family protein codes for the protein MGLERPVVGIVGGTGRMGTWFADLLEGHGLHVVRTGRSTKTTPRQMASLCDVVVISVPVAETTKVIRDIGPLVKEDGLLMDLTSVKKGPVEAMLNHSRAQVVGVHPLFGPETGSAPDMKIAICPARGQEGLEWISAVFRNSGYGVICLEAEVHDRMMGVIQGVTHFSSLVLALFIHSSDFEIDDLVSCSTPTFKHRLDRIRSILDQPPGLFSSLMMDNPYAGASIEKYLDSCEHLIRIIRARNRSAFDELFESLEHFFSKEVFRP
- a CDS encoding 3-dehydroquinate synthase II is translated as MKEVWVKADPWKKELVTTALEAGADAVIVPADKIARVKELGLIKIVSEEGDIKWGEDVVEMEVRTPEDEDRIVELGREKRVVVKTTDWRVIPLENLVARTGNIFVEVENLEDARTASGILENGVHGLVITHPDPVKVRKIINVIKEGRQTLDLAEFVIDAVIPAGMGDRVCVDTCTLMGEGEGLLVGNSSQGFLLVHSESIESPYVAPRPFRVNAGAIHSYTLVPGGRTRYLSELEAGDEVMGVDSKGCVMNLTIGRVKIERRPLLLVRATGPKKTASAILQNAETIRLVNVGGKPVSVVKLRPGDKVMGYVEETARHFGHRISETIVER